A DNA window from Streptomyces canus contains the following coding sequences:
- a CDS encoding PHB depolymerase family esterase has protein sequence MKRRSLLAGIVAATAVPAVAGCSSGPARTSVAGLQLAASSGHIIEGTVITEVFGDGQKLTAVALEYDTEIDASKLSPATFKVTDRTVTNVYANTAAAKAGHGTNGRYVIIELSPLDEAARLYEDGFSGSSSSSQQPSASASTSTSPTAAPSGSPSAGPGGGGGMKSPTLKTASAEVTQVGTVTTTGGDAYAANSTAITTSKVDNLIVDDFHQLKYTDADTGRSLQYNLFVPKNYDKSTSYPLVLFMHDGGTASTNPLITLTQGLGAVIWAAPSEQAKHECFVLAPQFTGEDDEGSDGNAPALKTIKGLIDSLAGEYSIDKKRLYTTGQSGGTITSIALDFTYPDLFAASFLVAGQWDDLSQVKPLAKQKIWAVVSQGDEQAYPGMTGIMDTIEKEGAKISRAVWDGQLTPGEFAPHAARMRAKKTPVNFVALKKGTVVWPGLTENSVDNHVCTWRAAYTIEGIRDWLFEQKKK, from the coding sequence GTGAAACGCCGGAGTCTCCTTGCCGGAATCGTCGCCGCAACCGCGGTTCCCGCCGTGGCCGGGTGTTCCTCCGGCCCGGCGCGTACCAGCGTCGCCGGGCTGCAACTGGCCGCAAGCTCTGGTCACATCATCGAGGGCACGGTCATCACCGAGGTGTTCGGGGACGGCCAGAAGCTCACCGCTGTGGCCCTCGAGTACGACACGGAGATCGACGCGTCGAAGCTGTCGCCGGCCACGTTCAAGGTCACCGACAGGACCGTGACCAACGTCTACGCCAACACTGCCGCGGCGAAGGCGGGACACGGGACCAACGGTCGCTACGTCATCATCGAGCTCTCGCCCCTTGACGAGGCGGCACGCCTGTACGAGGACGGCTTCTCGGGTTCGTCGTCCTCCTCGCAGCAGCCCTCCGCGTCCGCCTCGACCTCTACCTCGCCGACGGCCGCGCCGTCGGGCTCTCCGTCCGCTGGCCCGGGCGGAGGCGGAGGCATGAAGAGTCCCACGCTGAAGACGGCGTCGGCCGAGGTGACCCAGGTCGGCACGGTGACCACCACCGGCGGTGACGCGTACGCCGCGAACAGCACGGCGATCACGACGAGCAAGGTCGACAACCTGATCGTCGACGACTTCCATCAGCTGAAGTACACGGACGCCGACACCGGCAGGTCCCTTCAGTACAACCTGTTCGTGCCGAAGAACTACGACAAGTCCACGTCGTATCCCCTGGTGCTGTTCATGCACGACGGGGGCACGGCGAGTACGAATCCGCTCATCACGCTGACCCAGGGGCTCGGGGCCGTCATCTGGGCGGCCCCGTCGGAGCAGGCCAAGCACGAGTGCTTCGTCCTCGCACCGCAGTTCACCGGCGAAGACGACGAGGGCAGCGACGGCAACGCACCAGCCCTGAAGACCATCAAGGGGCTCATCGACTCGCTGGCCGGCGAGTACAGCATCGACAAGAAGCGGCTGTACACCACCGGCCAGTCCGGCGGCACGATCACCTCGATCGCGCTCGACTTCACCTATCCCGACCTCTTCGCCGCCTCCTTCCTCGTGGCCGGACAGTGGGACGACCTCTCCCAGGTCAAACCGCTGGCCAAGCAGAAGATCTGGGCCGTGGTGTCGCAGGGGGACGAGCAGGCCTACCCCGGCATGACCGGGATCATGGACACCATCGAGAAGGAAGGCGCGAAGATCAGCCGCGCCGTCTGGGACGGCCAGCTGACACCGGGTGAGTTCGCTCCGCATGCCGCCCGGATGCGGGCCAAGAAGACCCCGGTCAACTTCGTGGCGCTGAAGAAGGGCACGGTGGTGTGGCCCGGCCTGACGGAGAACTCCGTCGACAACCACGTCTGCACCTGGCGGGCCGCCTACACCATCGAAGGAATCCGGGACTGGCTCTTCGAGCAGAAGAAGAAGTGA
- a CDS encoding IS3 family transposase yields MRALLDEHPHLGVEPVLRELHIPSSTNYRWRQAEKDACERIRQDTELTGQIRQIHQDSGGIYGSPRIHAVLKREGVHVGRKRVERLMRQAGLAGISPRRSTRCTVLAQLMRVPLPPLVTPRVLGVDDFALYADTYGTLLVDAETRLPLTLWEGRDAEQLSRWLRGHPGVEIACRDGSLTYRQGIADGAPQAVQVSDRFHLWQGLSRRVQEIAATHRGCLPHALPAPEATEPELANAAATQPESADTPAARHARRLFEAVHALTDTGRSFSSAARQLGLDRRTVRK; encoded by the coding sequence GTGAGAGCGCTCCTCGACGAGCACCCGCACCTGGGGGTCGAGCCCGTACTGCGAGAACTGCACATCCCCTCTTCCACCAACTACCGCTGGCGCCAGGCCGAGAAGGACGCCTGCGAGCGGATCCGCCAGGACACCGAGCTGACCGGACAGATCCGGCAGATCCACCAGGATTCCGGCGGGATCTACGGATCGCCCAGGATCCATGCCGTCCTGAAGCGCGAGGGCGTCCATGTCGGCCGCAAGCGGGTCGAGCGGCTCATGCGCCAGGCCGGCCTGGCCGGGATCAGCCCCCGCAGAAGCACACGATGCACCGTGCTCGCCCAGCTGATGCGGGTGCCGCTGCCGCCGCTGGTCACACCCCGGGTGCTCGGCGTGGACGACTTCGCGCTGTACGCCGATACCTACGGCACCCTCCTGGTCGACGCCGAAACCAGACTCCCGCTGACGCTCTGGGAAGGCAGAGACGCCGAACAGCTCAGCCGATGGCTGCGCGGACATCCCGGTGTTGAGATCGCCTGCCGCGACGGCTCGCTCACCTACCGGCAGGGCATCGCCGACGGCGCCCCACAGGCGGTCCAGGTCAGCGACCGCTTCCATCTGTGGCAGGGACTGTCCCGGCGCGTTCAGGAAATCGCCGCCACTCACCGCGGCTGCCTGCCCCACGCTCTTCCTGCCCCCGAGGCAACCGAGCCCGAGCTCGCGAACGCCGCGGCGACGCAACCCGAGTCGGCGGACACTCCGGCCGCCCGGCATGCTCGACGGCTCTTCGAGGCGGTACACGCGCTGACCGATACCGGCCGCTCCTTCAGCTCTGCAGCCCGCCAGCTCGGGCTGGACCGCCGCACCGTGCGCAAGTAG
- a CDS encoding transposase, producing the protein MPAPRKYPLELRERAVRMYRTAEPKPVIRRMADELGVHHEALRNWIRQAEADAGEREDLLTTEEKNELAQLRREVRDLRRANEVLRTASAFFAAQLDPTRPR; encoded by the coding sequence ATGCCTGCCCCGAGGAAGTACCCGCTGGAGTTGCGTGAGCGTGCGGTGCGGATGTACCGGACCGCCGAGCCGAAGCCCGTGATCCGTCGCATGGCCGATGAACTCGGCGTGCATCACGAAGCCCTGCGGAACTGGATCCGGCAGGCCGAGGCCGACGCCGGTGAGCGCGAAGACCTACTCACCACCGAAGAGAAGAACGAGCTCGCCCAGCTGCGGCGCGAGGTGCGGGACCTGCGTCGGGCGAACGAGGTCCTGCGGACGGCCTCGGCTTTTTTCGCCGCGCAGCTCGACCCGACCCGGCCCAGGTGA
- a CDS encoding MBL fold metallo-hydrolase: MLITSFSAAAFDTNCHVVSAGAGEECVIIDPGVGVVEVLEQVIDYYKLRPTHVLLTHAHSDHVHSVTPVCGTYGIATTVHDADRYRLHDPLADLEPHLLRMLEENFGSRNSWREPDEIMTINQDMTLELAGLEFKVTHSPGHTEGSVIFQINDIPEELSEDGSLIQTVFTGDVVVAGGIGRSDLPGGDSVAMRQTISENILPIPDHTLLLPGHGPATNMKVERGSNPALLTIARGGIAEST; the protein is encoded by the coding sequence ATGTTGATCACGAGTTTTTCAGCAGCAGCCTTTGACACCAATTGCCATGTCGTTTCGGCAGGGGCTGGGGAGGAGTGCGTGATCATCGACCCAGGCGTCGGCGTGGTGGAGGTGCTCGAGCAAGTTATCGACTACTACAAACTGCGCCCCACACATGTGTTGCTGACTCATGCCCACTCGGATCATGTCCATTCAGTGACACCGGTTTGTGGCACATACGGCATCGCGACAACTGTTCACGACGCCGATCGGTACCGTCTACATGATCCCTTGGCCGACCTCGAGCCTCACCTACTTCGAATGCTTGAAGAGAATTTCGGGTCAAGGAATTCTTGGCGTGAGCCTGACGAAATCATGACAATCAACCAGGACATGACGCTTGAGCTGGCTGGCCTGGAGTTCAAAGTCACCCACAGTCCCGGCCACACCGAAGGTTCCGTGATCTTTCAAATCAATGACATACCTGAGGAATTGAGTGAGGACGGAAGTTTAATCCAGACCGTATTCACCGGTGACGTCGTGGTGGCCGGGGGGATTGGCAGGAGTGACCTCCCGGGCGGGGATTCCGTGGCCATGCGTCAGACCATTAGTGAAAATATTCTTCCGATTCCGGATCATACATTGTTGCTGCCCGGCCATGGCCCCGCGACCAACATGAAAGTGGAAAGGGGATCCAACCCTGCTCTGCTGACAATTGCCCGCGGGGGCATTGCGGAGAGTACTTGA
- a CDS encoding pentapeptide repeat-containing protein, whose protein sequence is MTTPRPPRGFRQDRRVSRSDPNCTDLPPEYSARNIHISDVDFSFKEFELVDIETCNVFDVKVNGSEWDRCTLSALHVERCDLANLKMANCGVHRCRYLRNRITGATLVDGYWTDVLLRDCVADMSSWRFTRFQRVAFEKCKLVDTDWTSAQMKDVTFTDCDLSDAQFSQCSMERVHFSGCTLDRLKGLPSLSGASMDPTDALSLTYQLAAAMGISVREMRADSC, encoded by the coding sequence ATGACAACTCCACGCCCCCCAAGGGGGTTCCGCCAGGACAGGCGAGTTTCAAGATCCGACCCTAACTGTACCGATTTACCTCCTGAGTACTCAGCCCGGAACATCCACATCTCAGACGTTGATTTCTCCTTCAAAGAGTTCGAACTGGTCGACATCGAAACGTGCAACGTATTTGACGTCAAAGTGAATGGCAGCGAATGGGATCGCTGCACGTTGAGTGCACTCCATGTCGAGAGATGCGACCTAGCAAATCTGAAGATGGCCAACTGTGGAGTCCACCGATGCCGATATCTGAGGAATCGAATCACCGGTGCGACTTTGGTTGACGGGTATTGGACGGACGTCCTGCTGCGTGACTGCGTAGCAGATATGAGTAGTTGGCGGTTCACCCGCTTTCAACGCGTCGCCTTCGAAAAGTGCAAGCTCGTCGATACCGACTGGACATCGGCCCAAATGAAGGACGTAACGTTTACCGACTGCGATCTGAGCGACGCGCAGTTCAGCCAGTGCTCCATGGAGCGTGTCCACTTCAGCGGATGCACCCTTGACCGCTTGAAGGGCCTTCCGAGCCTGTCGGGGGCCTCCATGGATCCAACGGATGCCTTGTCGTTGACGTATCAGCTCGCTGCCGCAATGGGGATCTCTGTGCGGGAAATGAGGGCGGATTCATGTTGA